In Streptomyces sp. HUAS ZL42, the DNA window GGAACTCGCTCACCGCCGACGACCTGATCAGCATCTGGTTCACGGCCACGCCCGACCTGCACAGCGACTTCCCCGCGGCCGCCGCCCGCAAGCTGGGCATCGTCGACGTTCCGCTGATCTGCGCCCAGGAGCTGGACATCGAGGGCGCCATGCCGCGCGTCGTCCGGGTCCTCGCGCACATCGAGTCGGACAAGTCACGCGCCGACATCGCCCACGTCTACCTCGGCGCAGCGGCCGCCCTGCGCAAGGACATCGCCCAGTGAGGACCGCACTCGTCATCGGAACCGGGCTCATCGGTACGTCCGTCGCCCTGGCCCTCGCCCAGCGCGGCGTCGTGGTCCACCTCGCCGACCACGATCCGGAGCAGGCCCGTACGGCCGCCGCGCTCGGCGCCGGCACGGACGAGGCCCCGGAGGGCCCCGTCGACCTCGCGGTCGTCGCCGCGCCTCCCGCCCACGTCGCGGGAGTGCTCGCCGACGCCATGCGCCGGGGCGCGGCGCGCGGCTACCTCGACGTGGCCAGCGTCAAGGGCGGCCCGCGCCGCGAGCTGCAGGCGCTCGGCCTCGACCTGTCGTCGTACATCGGCACGCACCCCATGTCGGGCCGCGAGAAGTCCGGCCCGCTGGCCGCGACCGGCGACCTCTTCGAGGGACGCCCGTGGGTCCTCACACCCACCCGGGACACCGACACCGAGGTACTGAACCTCGCCCTGGAGCTGGTCTCGCACTGCCGGGCGGTCCCGGTGGTGATGGACGCCGAC includes these proteins:
- the aroH gene encoding chorismate mutase, which translates into the protein MAVRAVRGAVQLERDEAGHMDERVGALLTAVLERNSLTADDLISIWFTATPDLHSDFPAAAARKLGIVDVPLICAQELDIEGAMPRVVRVLAHIESDKSRADIAHVYLGAAAALRKDIAQ